The following coding sequences lie in one Musa acuminata AAA Group cultivar baxijiao chromosome BXJ3-1, Cavendish_Baxijiao_AAA, whole genome shotgun sequence genomic window:
- the LOC135629447 gene encoding transcription factor GAMYB-like isoform X1 yields the protein MNGMPHESDRRMVPKDEIDSTSIEEDSSGGSLNGGNQVLKKGPWTSAEDAILIDYVKKHGEGNWNAVQKHTGLSRCGKSCRLRWANHLRPNLKKGAFTPEEEQLIIELHAKMGNKWARMAAHLPGRTDNEIKNYWNTRIKRRQRAGLPLYPPNINFQVSDENQQSKNVNEYSYSDKQPNELMQGSNFDIPDITFENFNANYGSLSYAPPFPDIAASNMLNQRIGSLHYPFTNPMSCVKRLRDSENLIPDLHGTDSDGLPTYEHFWFKPSGKIKQTFGLGYPYDPDPSGESLTPLESAVPGSHALLNGTFSASSPIDGTVKLELPSLQYTETDGNSWLACSSTPLEAADTYIESPPTTVSLQSECISPRNSGLLEALLHEAQTLGSAKKKPSDKSSSSTITPGNVAECSGVSISEKLEEYNDPISPLGRSASSVFNEYTPPISGSSLDEFPHSMAPSISAASDNILVTAEHVSSPNVVDKGISPCRPDALLGSVWLDDGSQSAKDQSVFNDAIAILLGQDLCNEYKHLPSEPPSMLVQGFGLDSDPWNNMPSACQMP from the exons ATGAATGGTATGCCACATGAGAGTGACAGGAGAATGGTACCCAAGGACGAGATTGACTCCACATCGATTGAAGAAGATAGCAGCGGGGGATCATTGAATGGAGGAAATCAGGTTTTGAAGAAGGGACCCTGGACGTCCGCAGAGGATGCAATTCTGATTGATTATGTCAAGAAACATGGAGAGGGAAACTGGAATGCTGTTCAGAAGCACACGGGGCTCTCTCGATGTGGCAAAAGCTGTCGTCTACGGTGGGCAAATCACCTGAGGCCGAATTTGAAGAAAGGTGCTTTTACACCAGAAGAGGAGCAGTTGATCATCGAACTCCATGCTAAGATGGGTAACAAGTGGGCTCGGATGGCTGCACAT TTACCTGGGCGCACTGACAATGAGATAAAGAACTATTGGAATACACGAATAAAAAGGCGCCAGCGTGCTGGTTTGCCTCTTTACCCTCCTAATATAAACTTTCAAGTTTCTGATGAAAATCAGCAAAGCAAGAATGTGAATGAGTACAGTTACAGCGATAAACAGCCTAATGAGCTTATGCAGGGAAGCAACTTTGACATTCCTGATATTACATTTGAGAACTTTAATGCTAATTATGGGTCTTTATCCTATGCACCACCATTTCCGGATATAGCAGCTAGTAACATGCTAAATCAAAGGATTGGATCCCTTCACTATCCCTTCACAAATCCAATGAGTTGTGTCAAGCGTCTTAGAGACTCCGAAAATTTAATTCCAGACTTACATGGCACTGACTCGGATGGGCTTCCCACGTACGAACATTTTTGGTTCAAGCCTTCAGGAAAGATAAAACAGACTTTTGGACTAGGTTATCCATACGACCCTGATCCCAGTGGCGAGAGCCTGACACCTTTGGAAAGTGCAGTTCCTGGCAGCCATGCCCTTCTAAATGGCACCTTCTCTGCTTCTAGTCCCATTGATGGGACTGTGAAGTTGGAGCTCCCTTCACTCCAATATACAGAAACTGATGGTAATAGTTGGCTTGCATGTTCATCAACACCTCTTGAGGCAGCTGATACATATATTGAGTCTCCCCCAACAACAGTTTCGTTGCAATCTGAATGCATTTCACCACGAAATAGTGGTCTCTTGGAAGCATTGCTTCATGAGGCACAGACACTAGGCTCTGCAAAGAAAAAACCATCTGACAAGAGCTCCAGTTCTACTATTACACCCGGTAATGTGGCAGAATGTTCAGGGGTAAGTATCTCTGAGAAGTTGGAAGAATACAATGATCCAATATCTCCCTTGGGTCGTTCTGCTTCTTCTGTCTTCAACGAGTACACCCCTCCCATCAGTGGCAGTTCATTAGACGAGTTTCCACATTCAATGGCTCCTTCAA TCTCTGCAGCTTCAGACAATATCTTGGTGACTGCCGAACATGTTTCCAGCCCTAATGTTGTGGATAAAGGCATATCACCCTGCAGGCCTGATGCTTTACTTGGATCAGTTTGGCTTGATGATGGTTCTCAAAGTGCAAAAGATCAGTCTGTCTTCAATGATGCGATAGCAATACTTTTGGGTCAAGATTTGTGCAACGAGTATAAACATCTACCTTCTGAACCACCATCTATGCTTGTGCAAGGATTTGGGCTCGACTCTGATCCATGGAATAATATGCCGAGTGCATGTCAAATGCCTTAA
- the LOC135629447 gene encoding transcription factor GAMYB-like isoform X2: MNGMPHESDRRMVPKDEIDSTSIEEDSSGGSLNGGNQVLKKGPWTSAEDAILIDYVKKHGEGNWNAVQKHTGLSRCGKSCRLRWANHLRPNLKKGAFTPEEEQLIIELHAKMGNKWARMAAHLPGRTDNEIKNYWNTRIKRRQRAGLPLYPPNINFQVSDENQQSKNVNEYSYSDKQPNELMQGSNFDIPDITFENFNANYGSLSYAPPFPDIAASNMLNQRIGSLHYPFTNPMSCVKRLRDSENLIPDLHGTDSDGLPTYEHFWFKPSGKIKQTFGLGYPYDPDPSGESLTPLESAVPGSHALLNGTFSASSPIDGTVKLELPSLQYTETDGNSWLACSSTPLEAADTYIESPPTTVSLQSECISPRNSGLLEALLHEAQTLGSAKKKPSDKSSSSTITPGNVAECSGVSISEKLEEYNDPISPLGRSASSVFNEYTPPISGSSLDEFPHSMAPSTSDNILVTAEHVSSPNVVDKGISPCRPDALLGSVWLDDGSQSAKDQSVFNDAIAILLGQDLCNEYKHLPSEPPSMLVQGFGLDSDPWNNMPSACQMP, translated from the exons ATGAATGGTATGCCACATGAGAGTGACAGGAGAATGGTACCCAAGGACGAGATTGACTCCACATCGATTGAAGAAGATAGCAGCGGGGGATCATTGAATGGAGGAAATCAGGTTTTGAAGAAGGGACCCTGGACGTCCGCAGAGGATGCAATTCTGATTGATTATGTCAAGAAACATGGAGAGGGAAACTGGAATGCTGTTCAGAAGCACACGGGGCTCTCTCGATGTGGCAAAAGCTGTCGTCTACGGTGGGCAAATCACCTGAGGCCGAATTTGAAGAAAGGTGCTTTTACACCAGAAGAGGAGCAGTTGATCATCGAACTCCATGCTAAGATGGGTAACAAGTGGGCTCGGATGGCTGCACAT TTACCTGGGCGCACTGACAATGAGATAAAGAACTATTGGAATACACGAATAAAAAGGCGCCAGCGTGCTGGTTTGCCTCTTTACCCTCCTAATATAAACTTTCAAGTTTCTGATGAAAATCAGCAAAGCAAGAATGTGAATGAGTACAGTTACAGCGATAAACAGCCTAATGAGCTTATGCAGGGAAGCAACTTTGACATTCCTGATATTACATTTGAGAACTTTAATGCTAATTATGGGTCTTTATCCTATGCACCACCATTTCCGGATATAGCAGCTAGTAACATGCTAAATCAAAGGATTGGATCCCTTCACTATCCCTTCACAAATCCAATGAGTTGTGTCAAGCGTCTTAGAGACTCCGAAAATTTAATTCCAGACTTACATGGCACTGACTCGGATGGGCTTCCCACGTACGAACATTTTTGGTTCAAGCCTTCAGGAAAGATAAAACAGACTTTTGGACTAGGTTATCCATACGACCCTGATCCCAGTGGCGAGAGCCTGACACCTTTGGAAAGTGCAGTTCCTGGCAGCCATGCCCTTCTAAATGGCACCTTCTCTGCTTCTAGTCCCATTGATGGGACTGTGAAGTTGGAGCTCCCTTCACTCCAATATACAGAAACTGATGGTAATAGTTGGCTTGCATGTTCATCAACACCTCTTGAGGCAGCTGATACATATATTGAGTCTCCCCCAACAACAGTTTCGTTGCAATCTGAATGCATTTCACCACGAAATAGTGGTCTCTTGGAAGCATTGCTTCATGAGGCACAGACACTAGGCTCTGCAAAGAAAAAACCATCTGACAAGAGCTCCAGTTCTACTATTACACCCGGTAATGTGGCAGAATGTTCAGGGGTAAGTATCTCTGAGAAGTTGGAAGAATACAATGATCCAATATCTCCCTTGGGTCGTTCTGCTTCTTCTGTCTTCAACGAGTACACCCCTCCCATCAGTGGCAGTTCATTAGACGAGTTTCCACATTCAATGGCTCCTTCAA CTTCAGACAATATCTTGGTGACTGCCGAACATGTTTCCAGCCCTAATGTTGTGGATAAAGGCATATCACCCTGCAGGCCTGATGCTTTACTTGGATCAGTTTGGCTTGATGATGGTTCTCAAAGTGCAAAAGATCAGTCTGTCTTCAATGATGCGATAGCAATACTTTTGGGTCAAGATTTGTGCAACGAGTATAAACATCTACCTTCTGAACCACCATCTATGCTTGTGCAAGGATTTGGGCTCGACTCTGATCCATGGAATAATATGCCGAGTGCATGTCAAATGCCTTAA